The Salinirubellus salinus genome segment TTCCAGCGGATTCTTGCTCCTCCTGTCCCTACGGTGGCTATGAAACTCATCGCCGGCGTCGTCGCCGTCCAGGGCGACGTCTCGGAACACGCCGAGGCCATCCGCCGGGCCGCGGCGAGCCACGGCCACGATGTCGAGATACGCGAGATACGGACCAGCGGCGTCGTCCCCGAGTGCGACCTCCTGCTCCTACCGGGCGGGGAGTCGACGACCATCTCCAGACACCTCCAGCGGGAGGGCATCGCCGATGAGATACTCGACCACGTCGCGGCCGAGAAGCCGGTGCTGGCGACCTGCGCGGGGCTCATCGTCTGCTCGCGCGACCCGAAGGACGACCGGGTCGCGGAACTGGGCGTC includes the following:
- the pdxT gene encoding pyridoxal 5'-phosphate synthase glutaminase subunit PdxT → MKLIAGVVAVQGDVSEHAEAIRRAAASHGHDVEIREIRTSGVVPECDLLLLPGGESTTISRHLQREGIADEILDHVAAEKPVLATCAGLIVCSRDPKDDRVAELGVLDVSVDRNAFGRQADSFEAPLDVAGLDEPFPAVFIRAPVIDEVGDDVEVLATWDDRPVAVRDGPVVATSFHPELTGDSRIHDLAFFENVEAETPPK